The following is a genomic window from Acidisarcina sp..
GACTCCAGGCACGGCTTCCGGATCGAGGCCTTTGAAGCGATGTACGATCACGGCGCCTGTGTTTTTCTCGTACTCTCCCTCGATCTGCTCATCGGTCAGCGGCTCTGTCACGGGAACCTCCCCGTTGAAATAATCCGCATGGGTCGTGCCGAAGCAAGGTATCGGCATCTGCGCCTGTGCCCAGGAGGTGGCGAACTCCGAATGCGTATGGACCACTCCTCCGATCGTCGGAAATTCGCGATAAAGGAGCACGTGCGTATCGAGATCGGAGGAGGGATTGAGCGTTCCCTCGACGATCCGGCCCTCCAGATCGGTGATCACCAGATCCTCAGCCTTCAAGCGTTCATAGGGGACGCCGCTGGGCTTGATTGCGATGAGTCCTGCCGAGCGATCGATACCGCTCGCATTCCCGAAGGTGTAGAGCACCAATCCCTGTCGCTGAAGCTCCAGATTGGCGTCTAATACGCGCTTTCTCAAATCGGGGAGTAGCATTGGTTCCTTTGCAGGCTCCGTCCGCCGCAAGACCAAAATTCAGGGCAAGCGGTTCGCGGATTGCGATTGTCATGGGACGCATCCCAGGGTAAATTGATTTACGCTTGAAAATCCAAGCAAAGATTGTCGGAGAATCGTCCACTTATGAAGACTCGGGACGCCAGGATTTTCGCAGGCGACGGGAATCAACGAAAAGACGACTCCGCAATACAATACAACTTCTCAGGAAACGTTTACAACGGGGTATTCTCGCATGCGACGCTTTTTTATTATTTCCCGGTTGAGATCCCAGGCAGCGAGGCATCTTTCCGCACTTGTGCTGGGCATCGCTCTGCTCCTCCACTTCCCTGCCAGGATGGTATTTGCCCAGGCGACGGGGTTTCCGAATGTTCCGCCGCTCCTGGTCGGGGCCGCCTGGTACCCGGAACAATGGAGCGAAGCCACCTGGGACCACGATCTGGCCCTGATGGAGGCTGGAAATATCCACCTCGTGCGCGTGGGAGAGTTCGCCTGGAGCAGCATCGAACCCTCCGAAGGCCAATACAAGCTGGATTGGCTGGAGCGCGGTTGCCAAAGCCGCTGCACATCACATTGTTGTGGTTATGGGAACGCCCTCTGCCGCGCCCCCGGCCTGGCTTACGACTCAGTATCCTGAGACCTTGCGCATCGACGAGAACGGCCGTCGGGACGAGCATGGCAACCGCACCCAGTTCTCCTTCGCCAGCGCCCGCTATCGCCAGTTGGCCCGCCAGGTCGCCGAACAGATGGCCATCCGCTTCGGCAAGAATCCGAATGTAGTCGGCTGGCAGTTAGACAATGAATATGGCAACACATCGTTCGATCCGGAGACACGGCAGCAGTTCCACGCCTGGCTCAAGGCTAAATATGGAACCATCGACAACCTGAATGACCACTGGACGACCACCTATTGGTCGCAAACCTATGACACCTTCGATGAGATTCCGGTTCGTCCGACCGGCGAGAACCCCGGTCTGCTGCTCGACTGGAGACACTTCGTCAGCGAAACCTGGAAGAGCTATTCGCAGAACCAGATCGACGTAATCCGTGCGCATGCTGATCCGCGCCAGTTCATCACGACGAACACGATGGGTTGGTTCGATGGCTTTGATCACTACATCGTTCACTCCAACCTTGATATCGCCGCCTGGGACGACTACGTGGGCGCAGGGCCGTATGACTTCCTCACGAATGGCATGACGCACGACCTGGTCCGCGGGTTCAAGAACAAGAACTTCTGGGTCATGGAGACGCAGCCGGCATTCGTGAACTGGGCGTCGAACAATGCGGCACTCCATCGTGGCGAGGTTCGGGATATGGCGTGGCAGGCCGTGGGCCACGGAGCGGAGGCGGTCGAGTATTGGCAGTGGCGTAGTGCCTTGAATGGCCAGGAACAGTACCATGGCGTGCTGGTTGGAGCCGATGGAACGCCCGTTCCCGTCTATGACGAAATCAAGCAGGTGGGAGCGGAATTCGCCAAAACAGGGACAGCCATTGCCGGTACGACTCCGGACTCTCAGGTCGCTATTCTGCATACCTATGACAGCGTCTGGGCGATCGACTTTCAGCGGCACAACAGGGAATATCAGCCCATCGCCGCGATTGCGCAGTACTACCGGCCATTGCGCCAGATGGCCCAGTCCGTCGATGTGATTTCACCCGACTCCCCGTTGAACAAATACAAGCTGATTGAAGCTCCGGGCCTGAACGTTCTCTCGCAGCAGACTGCAAACCGCCTGATGGACTATGTCAAGCAAGGCGGCAACCTGGTTCTGGGAGCGCGTACGGGGATGAAGGATGAGTACAACGCTCTCTATCCGCAGCGGCAACCCGGCCCTCTGGTGGATTTCCTCGGTGGGCGAGTGGAGCAATTCTACTCGCTGAAAGAGACGATTCCTGTCTCAGGAGAAGCAGGAAGTGGCACAGCAAGCATCTGGGCGGAGCAACTGAGCACCAAGGACCCTTCGACCAAAGTCTTGCTGCGTTACGGAGCCAGCAATGGATGGCTGGATAACCAGCCGGCGATGATTACCCGCGCAGTCGGCAAGGGGACCATTACCTATGTTGGCGCGTGGCTGGACGACGTATTGATCCGGAAGCTAACCGCCGACCTTGTGAAGCAGAGCGGAGTTACGCCTGTCCTGCCAGGCACGCCAGACGGAGTTGAGGTCTGTCAGCGGTCGAATGCCCAGCGCCGGGTCCTCATCCTGATTAACCACACCACGAAGGCTGAGCGCATCGATTTGCATGGCTCTCTGCGTGACCTGCTCGCCGACGGCACACCGCAACGCTCCAGCATCGAACTGGAACCGTATGGCGTCGCCGTGCTCGAACAGTCAAACCGCTAGGCGCCGCACGCCTGCAAAGCACAAGAAGGGTGCCCGGAAGGCACCCTTCTGCATTTTCAAGAAGATTTCATCAACCCGGTTAGACCTAACTGCGCAGTCGCGCCAGCAAATCCTGTGGGTGAACAGGCTTGGCAAGAATCTCAAACTCGTGTCCCTGGCTGCGGGCACGATCGAGGAGATCCGCCGTCGCCGCCTGGCCGGAAAAGAGAAGAATCTTGCACGATGGGAGCATCGCGCGGATCTGGATCGCCGCATCGATACCGTTCAGGTCCGTCATGATGACGTCGCTGATCACCATATCCGGCTGAAGGACCTTCGCGGTCTCTACCGCCTTTTCGCCGCTATATACCGCTGTTGCGCTGAATCCGCTCTGGTTGAGAATGATGGCCAGCGTATCTGCAATCACTCGCTCATCATCGGCTACCAGAACCTTGGG
Proteins encoded in this region:
- a CDS encoding L-ribulose-5-phosphate 4-epimerase — translated: MLLPDLRKRVLDANLELQRQGLVLYTFGNASGIDRSAGLIAIKPSGVPYERLKAEDLVITDLEGRIVEGTLNPSSDLDTHVLLYREFPTIGGVVHTHSEFATSWAQAQMPIPCFGTTHADYFNGEVPVTEPLTDEQIEGEYEKNTGAVIVHRFKGLDPEAVPGVLVAGHAPFTWGKSPEAAAHTAVILEYLAKLAFRANLLRPELGPVSPALLRRHYERKHGANATYGQRTPEEKH
- a CDS encoding Beta-galactosidase C-terminal domain, with product MKQSGVTPVLPGTPDGVEVCQRSNAQRRVLILINHTTKAERIDLHGSLRDLLADGTPQRSSIELEPYGVAVLEQSNR
- a CDS encoding response regulator, with the protein product MSDNQVKPKVLVADDERVIADTLAIILNQSGFSATAVYSGEKAVETAKVLQPDMVISDVIMTDLNGIDAAIQIRAMLPSCKILLFSGQAATADLLDRARSQGHEFEILAKPVHPQDLLARLRS